A window of Limanda limanda chromosome 4, fLimLim1.1, whole genome shotgun sequence genomic DNA:
tgtcatgtggtcagtccacaggaccaccgggacaagtcctggttagcttccacagaaacattacatggacacattgtccagcattggattgtttctctgtcagtacaacttcagtcacattgagcctgactcggtcctcagcgctcattctacaaacatctctcagctcagtatcagtgttcactgttaggaacacatgttctgacctttgaccttaaagctccattgtggaagattcaggtgaaaggatccattgtgagaaactgaagagaaaagagtcctagagatgttttcacaagtttCATCTGAATTGAACTAGTTGTGGTTTTCTTTACTTAAGAATAAGACATTTAAGTGTATATTTCTTATAttaatatactttatatttaaatcctttatatataaaaactttacatttaaatactttatatctacatcaagagcgggtcctctctacggaggcagccatgtctTTTACTGTACCCCAGCCTGGACAAACTAAAGCTTTTGAGTTTCTctgacaactgaagctaccacaggttctctttcatgtttggagggggggagggggtattcagctgcaacatgacagttcaccactagatatcaaTACATTCTACATATATAACCTTTAACATTcaaacatgatgtctgacctcagagtctccagtcgacaggttggactctgtagtataccacacagctccttcactcctgagtcctgcaggtcgttgtcactcagatccagttctctcagatgagaggggtttgacctcagagctgaagccagagaagaacagctgatctctgacagactgcatctcttcaacctggataaagaaatatgaatattagaacgTGTCCtcttgttgttgtggatcgtcatcatgtcaacacagactctcaacatgttgctgacctcagtccagtctgtgacctgaagataaatatcagatcagacatgttggaccattgtttcattcatcagcttcttgtctgcgtgttggtcactgagcaggtttgtgtaattaaacactttttaaagtagggacggctcctgatgtcacttcctgtttgtttctatactcaTCAACTGTCCAAcatgtttcaataagaatgtgtcttattttgaaaacctgaggaggacgagtgctcggcctcagtccacatgttatttactgacactttctcagtgatcaggagcaggtgagtgcaggtgaatggagttgatgaggtggacgtgactgacaggctgggtgagggacagatgactgagggacagtgagcagagcagaactgagacaagttaaataaacaatgacccaataagaaagaaagtctgaaaagtgaagaaggatttaaggacctcagagtctccagtcgacagtttggactctccagtccagaacacagcagcttcacttctgaGTCCTGCATCTTGTTGTCACTCAgttccagttctctcagatgtgaggggtctgacttcagagctgaggccaggacttcacagtgagtctctctTAGTTCACAACcaccgagtctgtaattaaagaaaatatcaaatctgtgagaattaaatcagaaaacacaacattcatacaaaacgtgatcatgtgaccctcatcCTGGTAAATCCCTTTTTCGTTAAAAACACcacaagagaatcctttcagatttggttcaagtgttcattcagactaacagaggaactcattagattcaggtggtcagaggtcacagaacatgttcatgacctcttgaacatgatatctcaagtctgtctttaggggattcCTTCACATTTTGagtcaaagataaactgataagacttcagtggtcaaaggtaaaaggtatatatatatatatatatatatatatatatatatatatataagggcTGTCAAATTTAatgcgttaatctatgagattattgtgacctagattaatgcgataaaatattttaactcagttaacgcagctttgtttacatccggtgtgcggaagaaaattcagcacCTCCAGCAAGCTGCCAGCATCGCACTCACCGGTGACCACTGGACGTCACTCAGCAGTGACAATTACCTCggtgtcacagctcattttattgacaaataaatGGAAATTTAGATCTTTTGCattggaagtaaaaaaaacagaagcgcGATATACAGCGGAGAACTGCAGAGGAATTCCTCGAcgcacttcaaacacagcccgtcaaaagataagtcccgtctgaatgaaagcacagcaaactgcacaaggacagcaggaagagttgctagttcaagatgttgccacccggtggaattctgccttggagatgatcaaacggatccagcgaaacaagggtccgctTGCTGCCACCCTGGCTCAGCGCTGGCTGaactgtatttcttttattttgccgtgtttgtcttattttgaaggcccgcAGCCGGAACTTCTGGGGATTAGTGCAGCAGCGCACCCTTTTttatctcagaagcagattcccccggtctgagtgagttgtgtcgctctgtctgttagtgttttagttagtttctaatggttattttagtgtATGAAACTTGTTTataatatgcaacttttcttttgtagataactgtgactgtgtcccgttatatgttacagaaaataaagttaaactgtttcactaagcatgagtcaagtgaagtgaatgaagaaagcagcagtgcaaacagagaccgtcccacaggcaactccactctttccgtcctctcatgtgcatttttttaacttcctcgaactgtgtgttagtttgtgcgcatgttcgtgtgtgtagtcctactctgcgctgctgaagcgccgcgcagcgccaataatatcacatacttttgctgttatcagcctgcagtaaaaaccgcatttaatcatttttttcaagcatatacttacttgttgctccaacataaactgcaacagcgtcccaacgtttgtatttttgtctcatatgtgctgaggatcatacagctcactttacttctccacaggtgatgacatgtttagtcgcatgttgtcttttaaccgctggctgtcgaggtggtgtcctgtaaacggtgtgggctttatagataattggcaaactttttggaggaaacctggtcttgttaggagagacggcgttcatcccacttgggatggagcagctctcttatctaagaatataactaagtctatcacatgacaacccagagttgggaccaggaagcagagctgcagtgctaaacacttctctgcgctccctctggatcagtcacccaaccgcatagagactgtctctgtctaccgtccgattcaattatttaaattaaacaataacagagcgagaactcccAATagtcttatacaaattaacacaacctctggaacaacacaggaaactaagactttcaaatgtggtcttttaaacattagatcactgtcctcaaaggctattttagttaatgaactagtctcagactacaatatagatgtaatgtcccttactgagacgtggctgcatcctgatgaatatgtcagtttgaatgaatctactccccccagtcatataaattcacacgttcccagggaactcgggcgaggaggtggagttgctgctatttttaactccagtctatcaattaatcctaaacctaaatttagctacaactcatttgaatgtcttgttcttaatcttccacgtcaatccaggaaacaccaacagccaatcatatttgctgtagtttatcgtgctcctggggcttatactgaatttctaacagaattccctgag
This region includes:
- the LOC133000181 gene encoding ribonuclease inhibitor-like, coding for MSESRSVAETQCEVVASALKSDPSHLRELDLSYNELQDSGVKLLCSGLESPNCRLETLRLDGCSLSEISCSSLASALRSNPSHLRELDLRHNDLQDSAVKELLDLQQSPTCRLETLRLGGCELRETHCEVLASALKSDPSHLRELELSDNKMQDSEVKLLCSGLESPNCRLETLRLKRCSLSEISCSSLASALRSNPSHLRELDLSDNDLQDSGVKELCGILQSPTCRLETLRSDIMFEC